The region TGGAAGTGCTGGACACCCCTTGCCATGCTCACAGAAAGACTTCGGCCAAGTAGTTCCTTGCAAATTACAGCATTAACAGTAGACACTTTcaacagggcttttttttcctttttcttctttagatctggagctttttaaaataatctcaaatTGTTGAAGTggagaaaaccaaaagcaaactgCAGATGAAACCATCAGAGACAAAGCAGAATATTCAGTGCAATGGGAAATAATCATGGCAGACTCaagtttttttagttttaagactatgaaaacaaaacaagcgcATATTTCCCAAAccattttttctgaaacactCACCACCAGCTTCAAACAAAACCAGGCTCACAATCTTCACccacaaatatatacatacatgatAAATAGTTAAGACACAACCCAAATAAACCAGCAGGTaactatttactttttttttttaatcgtaATGGTTTGGATGCAGGGAGCAAGAGAGGAAAGAGCAGGGAGATGGCAGTGGTATGGATGGTTTTAGTGCAGACGAACAGAAGAGGGCTGAAAGACCAGTGGTAGAAAGGAGACTTCTGAAATTTTCCGCATTTTCCAAATGGATGTTCTTGTGCCATAGcaatcaaaagcagcatttgcgATTATACGTGCAGTCACTTCAAAATGCGACTTCGAGtggctttctcttcttcctccctttcttttataaatatatatatttaggtatatatatataatataaaaggTGGGTGAATCTACATACGTCAAATGAATCATTCTGCATTGAGAAGTGTTATCCAAGtttcaccaaaagaaaaaagttcccGAACTATTTTCAGTAGTTTTCTGGCATCTCTCTAGGCAGCAGAGAGCGCTCGCGCCCCTTTTCTGTGCAAAAGCAATTCCTCTGCCTCTAGagtttatttcactttttttttttaaaaaaaaaaaagtccaggaTTTGCTAATCCCCCTTTACACACAAACCCAGAAGGATTCAATGTCTTTTTCCTGGGATCTCACGCGTGCTAAATGGATCGAAGGAGTGGGTGAGGACGCAGACTTTCTTCAGAcacccaaaaaagaaaaccaaagcagaaaacCCAAcgcaaaaaaccaaccaaacaaaaaaaccaaccaaaaaaccccccaacaaaccaaaaaaggagCAATTGGGGTGAGAAAACCGTGTCTGTCATATTCCAATGGAGTcgcctcagaaaaaaaaaaaaaaccagcagtggGAAAACCCTGGGAGAAGCTTGCAAGATGAGGAAGACTTTCCCGCTCTTCCTTGCCAGAGAATGGCCGCGGGCAGCCGGGAGCCCCCAGCCTGTCCCATGCATCGCTCCCGCTATTCACTCCGGGCGGGGGGGAACAACGAACACCAGCACCACTTGGTTACGGCAGGGGGAAGAcgggtgggttttggggagcATTGAAATGAATTCGTTTCTGAGCCAGAATACTtcggagggagggaggggagcggggagggaggatTAAATATTAgcggggaggggatggggagccTTTAAAGCATCTGACCAGATGTCAAACTGAAACCGTGAATACTGTGAGTGCAGCCGAGgtagatggagaaaaaaaaaaaacaaaaccacattacAGTAGGAAAACAAcccttggaaggaaaaaaaaaaattaaaagcaggcGAACGGTGGCGTGTTTTGCGTGGGGCCCCAAATCTTCGCCAAATAAACCCCACGCGGGGGTGGGAGCAGCTTTGGCGGCCGGGGGAGCAGCGGCCCCGGCATCACCGGGCGCCGGCGGAGTATTTGGCCTTGGTGATCAGGTAGAGGACGATGTCCTGGTGGCCCCCGAAGGCGGCGATGTGCAGGGCGCTCCAGCCGTCCCGGTTGGCCAGGCGGATGTCGGCGCCGAACTTGACCAGGAGCTTGACCAGCTCCAGGTTGCCGTCGATGACGGACTGATGCAGCGCCGTCTGCCCCTCGGGCCCGAAGGAGTTGACGTTGAACTCGCAGTTCGTCATGTTCTGCAGCAGGGACTGCAGCTCCTTGGTGTTGCCGCGCCGCACCGCCTCCTGGAAGACGCGCTGGCtgggcggcggcgccgcgcacGGCGACACCTCGCTCTGGCTCATGCCGCCGCCTcacgccccgccgccccgcatGGACGGCGACGCCTCCGCCCGCCCGGGCATGCGGTGGCGGGCGGCTGCtggcggggctgctgctgccgccgacCGGCCCGCAGCGgcccccgggcccccgccgcctccgcgaTGCTGCCGctccgccgctccgccgccgcgcccgggccTCTCTGGAGCAgagccggccccgcgccgcgcctTTTACCCACCCTTTTATTTGCATAACAATGGCACGGCCGTGACGCGGCGCCGAGGGGCGGGGCGCCGCCACCGCGCGCCCATTGGAAAGAgcgggcggggaaggggcggggaCGCAGCGGGAAGCCACGCCCCCTGGGGAGACGGACCGGGGcgcccctcccccgccccatGAGCCGCGCGGGGGGGCCGATGGGGGGCGctcccggctcggctcggcacagcccggcacggcccgcttcggctcggctcggctcggctcggtcTGCCTCGGGCTACCCCGGCTCGGAGCGGTGGCCGCAGGCAGGGGGCACCACGGCCCCGGCGCACGGAgccgcgccgagccgagccgagccgagccgagcccagctgAGCCCAGCCGAGCCaagccgagccgagcccagccgtgccgagcccagccgagccgagccgagccgagccgtgccgagccgtgccgagcctaGCCGTGCtgagccgagcccagccgagcccagccgagccgagcccaaCCGGGCCGAgctgagccgagccgagccgagccgtgccgagccgagccgagccgagcccagcccagccgagctGAGCCAGGCGGCTGCAGCCGGCTCCGCCGCTCGCGTCGTCCCGCAGCGCTGTGCTGGAACcgggctgtccccgtccccaacCACCCCCCGTGCTCCCGGGATGCCGCCAACCCCCGCCTCACCCCCAGCCAGGAGCCGGTGGCCCCAAACgccgtggggtgggggtcacCGAAGTGCTGCAGGGGGTTTTATTGCAAACACCCTCAAATTTTGGGGCGACACCATTTTACTGTGGGTTTCTCTACCCGTGAGCAAACTGGGACAGGTcatgggcagggatggggggattCAGCCCCGCAAGGTCCATCCCCTCTGGTGCCATGCTGCAGGGACTGCATGAAGTTTCGGGGATCCACGGGTGGGATTGATTTTGGGGGGAAAGACACAGTGCTGGCCAGGTCCTGCTAGCCCTGGAGTGACTCAGTTCAGTCACACGGGGCTTTTGTCTGGGGTCGTATCTGCTGCCCAACCAATGACCGGATTCCCGGTgcgggagtgctgggaggtgcgGACACCTTGGGTAGGCAGGAAAATAGTGCATCAACCCaaagccatgctggaggtgccCTCCCTGCAGCCGTTTGGCCTGCAGGGAGCAAACGGTGGAGGCTGGTGGGAAGTGGCATCCCTGGGCCAGCACTTGCTGCATCTGCCGGGCATTTGGTCAGCCAGAGCAGAGCGGGAGgtgcaggaagaaaggaaggagggtgTTGTAAAACGAGGTGACAGCAGCTGCGCCAAGGGCAGCTGGCCAGCAAGCTGCTGTCACCTGGCCACGCCGGTGTGTCCGTTTGgggatggaaagggaaaaaccaACCAATCCTAAATTCTGCCCTGATCGAGTGAGAGCGGTTGGATGAAACATGCCATCTCGGAGCTGTCTGTCGCACAGATGGAGGACAGTGGCCATGAGCTCAGGGCACGACTTGCTCCGCGGCACTTTCCTGTGGCTTTCCCCTGTAGCAGCCAGGGAAGGCTGGGTCTGGATCCTTCTCCGTTGTTGGAGGAGGCTAAACGAGCCTGGTTTGGGCTGTAAGGAGTCAGCAAAGCAGCTCCTGTTTCTCCTCCCGTAAGGGTCTACTTTTCTAAGTCCATTTCTGCAGCTAGTTTTTctcattcccatccccatctctaTCCCTATCCCATTCCCATCTCCACACCCATCCCCATGCCCATGCCCATCTCCCCATCTCCACCCTCGTTCCATGCCCATGCCCacccccacctccatccccatgCAACCCTCATCCATcctatccccatccccacctccatccacattcccatctcctccccaaTGCCCGTCACATGCCAGTTCCTATCCCATCCCAATCCCtatcccatccccatccatccctgCCGGGTCTCCATGTCTCACCCCATTTGGCTTCCCCAGGCCAGAGCTCTCCCAGTCACATCTTTAACACCAGAGTATCGAAGCACATCGTCCTTGCGGAAAAGGGGGGACTGGGACGTGACTGGGGTCGGGGGCTTGTGGCCAGGACAGCaccatggctgctgctgccgctggaCTGCAGGCACTCCCCTTCTGGTGCCCTGCATCTGTGCAGCTTCTCCCAGGACATCCCTGTGCCACTGAGGCGTGGAGACCCTGCAGTGCTGCCACAGGGCATGGAAGTGACCTTGGGGCCTCGAGGTCTGTGCAGGAGCCAGGTTTGCCCAAGGACAGCCAAGAGGAGCCACACCCTGCCTGTCCCATCCCCCCTGAGGGCCCCAGGCAGGTGGTGGCTCTCTCCCCATCACCCCAGCCGTGGTGGCCGCAGGGGACACCAGTGGCAagccctgccctcctctccccagtgTCGCCTTGCCAGGGTGAGTGACGGGACATGCCGTGACTCACGGTGTCTCACAGGGAGTTACAGCTGAGCCCAGGGGCCTGGCACAGCCCGGCAGTGCAAACAGCCGCACCGCAGCCTTTGGGGAGTGCTGAAGCCCCAGCAGCCCGTGACTGTTCCCCAGCACTAAACCCGCCAAACCCATTGCAGCAAAGCTGGCAAAGGGAAAGCAGTGGGTTGTGTGGTGGTTCTGCCGGAGCTGGGCAGCATGGTGGTTGCAATGGCGGGAGCCTGGGTGTCAGggctctgcttctgctgtctTGCCCCATCCTTTCCACTCCTAAATATCCCAGCATAGCTGATTTTGTGCGTTTATGGGCCGTATCCTGCAAGGTGTCAAGCCCTTTTAGCAAGCCGTGGGAGACTGGGAATTGCTCACACCTCCCCGGTCTGGGGCTTGGCCAGAGTTACATCCTCACAAGCTAATCTGCGTTTGCCAGTGACACTggtgagaaaaataaagcatccGGGCAGGGACCCAGCCATGCAAATGTTCAGGGCTGGCAGGTGGGGGCAGGACTCGGCCTGGGAACAGCgccagagagggagggaaaatagcaaaaaaaacccaacaaaaaggaaaataaaaagacaattttGAAACCCTGCTTTTTGGCTCCAATTCGTGCCCCAGCTCTGTGACCAGAGAGGAGCCGGGTGCGGGGGTGCGGCCGGGCCAGGCTCCCCACGCGGCTCGGGCTCCCGCTGGCCGGCGAGGGGCTGCggaggggccggcggcgggcgctggAAGGCCCCTTTCCTCCCAGCCGGCGCTCGCTCGGTGGGGCCCTGCAAAACCAGTAGTCCCACCCAGTGATTTATCTGCTCTCTTCTGAGAAGAGGGGAAGCCGCGGCGAGCGCTGGCGCTGCAgacggcggcgggaggcggggagAGGGACCCGGAGCTGCGATGCCTTTAGCAAACAGTCACAAGAGAGGCGCGGACCAAATTTCCCCTCCTCAAGAGACGTGACAACCAAATTTCCCCCCGCTCATGAGAGCTTCTGGGCGAGAGGAGAAGGGGCGGCTGCTGCCGGCGTTGCCGGAGGGGCTCAGAGCCGCCCCGGTGCGTTGGACTGGGCACGTCGCAGCCCTCTTCCAAAAAAGCCAAGCGGGCAGTGCCCATCCTCTGGGCCAGGCAGACAAGCCAGTGAGAGCCCAGCCACCCCCGGAGGCCTCCTTGAAGGGAGCCGGAGAGCCGGGGGGACGGATCCGGGGCAGGCGGCGAGGGGGCGTGCCCCCActtaattcattaaaatgtgtCGGAGAGCGTGGGAAAGACGAGAGCTTTTCTTCCCAGCGCAGAGACCCAGCAAAAGGCGCGCAAAGGAGAGCGACCCGCCTGCTCGGCTCCCTGCAAGCCGGGAGGAAGCGCAAAAGTTTCCTCCGCCACTGGCCCCGCCGGTGCTTCGCCTCCTGGCTTTTTGGCAAAGCGGTTGCCGGAGCCCCGGCGGGGAAGCGGGGGGCTCGGCCAGCGCCGCCTGCCCGGCCGCGGGGAtgcgggcagggagggcagcccACACGgggccggggtgctggggggctgtgggtgctgggtgggaaCGGTCTCCTTTGCGGAGATCCACCTtcgggagggaggaggggggaccCCTGACCCAGGCGGCTCCTTTCGGCTAGGGAGCAGCggggaggggctgcgggggggtctcaggggaAAACCGTCCTCTGTGCTTCATTGAGAACTGCCCCACTTGCAGGGGGGGGGCAAGCAGGGGCACGGGCATGGGACCAGCCTCACACTCTCCCCGTCCAGGTAACGTGGGCACGTCACACGCTGCGAGCCTTCAGCAACACCCAAGCAGAGCCCCGGGTGGGGATGGGCCCCTGCCAGTCCTGCAGGCAGAAAGCTCCCGAGGCCAGAAGCCGGGGTTTGCAAGAGAAACCTTGTGCTTGTGCAGCGAGGACACCTGTGTGGGTGCCCTGTGTCCTCTGCAGGGAGCAAGGCACCACAAGTAGAGCTCTCACGGGCGGTTCAGGGAAGTCCAGGGGACAAGGGGAGGTTCCAGGCATCCCCCATCCTTCTGGCACACCCACGCAATGGGGGCCACCATGGGAATGTGGGCTGGGGACTGCCACTTTCCACAGATGCCACTGCGGATGCTGCTCTGCGtgttccctccctcccagcctgtGACAAACAGGATTTAAAACCTGAGCGAGACCTAAGCATGGTCATAACCCTATGTGTGGTTGTTGTCCTTGGAGGAACACAAGCAGGGACATCCCTGCACACCTGGCCCCAGGGCTGGAGGACCCCAACACCCCGCTGGGCATGTGGTGACATGGTGCCAGGCTGTGCAGGTTGGGTTGTCACACTGCAGCTTGGCCTTTAGTTGTTCCAGTGCCCCATCTTATCAGTCCTTATTCTGCTGGAAATGCTGCAGCTCTTCTGATGTTCAAACCCTGCCCATAGCCTACAGCCTCCATATCTGACAGTGGGAAAATGCTGTTCGGGCAAAAGGCCACCAGCTGGGACACCCTTGGAGGTGGAGAGtggctcctgctcctgccctgtgctgctctccagctgtgctggtgtCCTGGGCCACCCCGTGGCATCGCCTTGGCTGATGTCCCTGCCACAGCCGAGCACACTTGTACCAAACTGCCTTGGCTTCAGCCCATGTCTCCCAAGACATGtggtccctggggctgctcaTTTGACTGCACTGTGTGGTCACTCCTTTGCAGTGGCCGCAGCATGGGGTTATGTCACCCCACTGCTCCCACCTCACGGTTTCCCCAGAAGATGCAATACAGTCTATTGGGACTGGCCCGGGGACCTGGTGACTGCTCCGTGGGGACATCCCTGTGGTTGAGGCAGTCCCGGGGGGGTGACATGGCCATAACCTCCCACAGGACACATGGTGAGGCATGCCTGGTGAGTGGCTGGAAGCTCATTTGCTTGAGAGTCATGCCCTTGTACTGGCAGGCTGATGGGAAGGGTCTGGTCCCGGGCTATTTCCCAGGGAGAAAACATTGCCCTGATGCAAATCTCCTTCCTCACGTGGCACCGacacctttctcctctcctacCCCTGGCGAGGAGCCAGCAGAAGTGACCCCCGGCCCATGGGAGCCGTGTTTCTGTGGTGTGGGGCAGCATAAGGGCCTGAGCTTGCAGCCAGCCTCAGTCTTGTCAGCTCTGGGTCCGTGCCCAGAAACACGCCGGTTTGTTTGAAAACGGCAGCCGAGCAACTGGGAGCTCGATTGGAGCATCCGGCTGGAAGAGCCATTCCACGTAGAGGACGGTCAGTGATACAGgcctcaccctcctcccctgccctgccttaGGGACTGACCAGCCCTAGTTCAAGGCACAAAGTCAcgccagggaaaaaaagagctgattTCTCTGAGCCGGTCAAATATGCAGCAAGGTTTCCGCTCCAGATTACAGGAGGAAGGAAGTTTGCTCGGAAGGGGATGGGGATagggtgggggagaagggagggaagcaCATTCCTGCCTGATGAGGAACAATGTTGATATATTCACTTGTAAACTAAAGCTGGCCTGAGCACCAAACACCTTGTCCCCATCAAACTCTGAAGGATATGCGAGGAGAGGAACTGGCTTGATATCTGATGCAGCGTGTGATTTCTCAGGGCTGACAGATGCTGCTCATTCGGGTCTCATTCAGGCTGGCATGATAAAACAGAGGTAAAACTCTTCCCCAGTGCCATTTTATCACAGGGTCGCCCCATGATCACATCTTGCAAtgcaggggcaggagctgagcaCAGGTGAAGTGATCTGGGGGTTGAAGGGCTCTTGGCATGGGCAGCCCACCCAGAGCCTGCATCCCTGCGAGAGTGCTGCAGGAGCTACCTTTCCAACACACATTCAAACGGCTCCATAAAACCATGGAGGGCTCATTACTGCCCTAATAAATGTTAAACATTAGTATGGCACAGACAATGggattttgtaattatttttttttaaattagccaGATAGGGAAACAATATTGTAGGCTGATTAAAAAGCTGGTTTAATTCCCTTTGATCTGTATCCACCATTCAAAACTGGACAATTTATTACTTCCTGGATGCTGCTCAAGGCCAGTCGGATGTGAAGTTTGATGTTGGCTGTGTCTATGGAGACGACCTTGGTGCACAGATCCCACCTCGGCATCATCTCCTGTGGGCAGCAGAAagggagagctgctgtgctgggtcTCAGCCGCTGCCTCCATCCCCAGGAGCTGGATGAGACCCTTTGGGAGCTGTTTTGTGCCATGCCCACGCGTACACATGACCTGCCAGTGTCTGCCCTGGGTTGGTCTTCTCCTAAAACAAGTCCCACCATGGCAACCCTACCCCAGCACAGCCGACTGCCAGAAGCCCAGGCTGTAAGCACAGGAACTCACCCCCAAATTGATGGAGATGGCAGGGAGATAAAGTCCTAGAGCTGACCAGGAGCTGACCCTACTGTCCCCAGAGATCAGAGGGAAGGGCCCCTTCCAGGCAGCTCTGTGGCCAGGAGCCTTCCCCAGGGTGAGGGACAGGGTCAGCATGCCCCATTGTcccctccaccagctcccctcCACAGTGAAAGTGGTGGCAGACCAACGTGAAACCACAGCTCAAAAAATCCAAGTGAGCAAAGCCCAGAAATGCCCATGCGCTGTATGGAAGTGTTGTTTGGGAGGCTCAGGGCTGCAGCTCTGACCTCCCCACtcctggctggagctgggatgACTCAGATGTTTGTGTGACTCGGAAGCTTCCCCCAAACTGGGTCTGGAGAGGTTTGTCTCATCGCACGATGAAGCATCGCTCACTGCGGGGGCCGGCAGCAGGAGGCTCTGTGGTGTTCCTGCTTTGCCAGTTTCTGCCCTCCCAGAGTAAACCCTGAAGCGGCAGGATGCTGACACACAGATGAGTCTGTGTGGAGCCCGGGGGGCCTGGGCTGCTCAGCCTCTGGCACTGGCAGTCCCATGCTCACTGGCTGGGGTGCCCCCACCAGTACCCTGCACCAGTGGCTGGCGTAGAGGGGCTGCTGGCAAAGCACAGGCTTCATCCTCCCTCTGCTCAAAGGACACTCTTTaggggagctgggggtctgGTTGCCCACAAGGACATGGCAAGGCACAAGCCAGGAGCATTCATGGACGAGGTGGCTCATGTGTTGGAGGAGCCAATGACTGTTTTGCAGAGCATCGAGGGTGCTGGCACCAGAGGTGGGTGAACGTAAGGACATGCCACTTCCAGGCATTGAACAGGTCACCTGGACACAAAGGGACAACGGGAAGACCCCCAGAGCCAGAGAACCAGCCCAAGGCTCAGAGTGGCAGGATGTCCTCAAGGGGCTAGATaacagcaccctgcagccatggggcagcagATGCCCCAGGTGGGTGCTGAGGGTCCCTCAGCAGGGATCACCTGTGCCCCTTTCTGGAGGTCTTCTGCCACCCAGCCCAGACACTTGAGGGCTCTGGGAAAGGCTCAAGGGAGGAAACTGTCCTGGCAGACACAGGCAGCCTTCTTGCCCctgagcagggatggggagggatggagggatggagagggatgGACGGATGGAGAGCTTCAGAGCTGGTGGCACTAACAGATGAGAAGACATATGCTATGCTCCATACTGCTGAGACTACAGCTGGCACACTGAAAGCACCTCCATCCAAGCGTGTCCATGTCCAAGCAAGGTCACTGTCCTGTCACAGTACCAGAGATGACTCAGGACAgagggacctcagctgctcagAAGGAAGGCACTTGCTTGTGATGCTGCTGTTGGGAATGGGGAACAATTTTTAAACATCTATTCATGATGTAGAGGCATGTTACCATGGGTGCCATTTCCTAGTACCAAAGCCCTGCACTGATATGGGATTCAATACTGGAGCTCATCCTTATGGCCCAGGACAAGATAATTATGGCCCAAAGATTGGGAGGTTGGCCCAGGGCACGTAAAACCAGGGTCTGTGTCTCCAACTGACTGTATCATCACCAGCAAAGTGGATATTTGGTCCCTTCGTGTACCAGTTTTCCAGCACCAGAAGCAATTGCCAGCACACCAGGCCAGGTACATTTAAAGATGCCAGTTCAGCAGAACACAGTTTATCCTCTGCTGTCACTGCCTGGCCCCAAACTGTTGCACCAGAAACATGACAAAAATGACCTGGGGGTAAAAGTGAGGAGGAAATTCCCATTTTAGATAAAGAGGGaattaagaaaaatgcattaacacCTAGAGAGAGCACAGGGCTGGAAAACCAGGACATGAAACAAAATTCCTTCAGATTGGAGGGAAATGGGAAGAATTGATGGAAAAATGATGACCATCAAGGGTGAGATCAGCAGAAGGCATTTAAATTGCATTAGGAGAAATAATCCCCATGGCTGGAGGCATCAATGTGCATGCAGGAAGGTGTGCTGGGCCCTGGGAACCTCCAGCCAAGTAGGAAAatccctgtttttcttctgcccaTCTCTGGAAGAAGCAGCCACCTTCAGGGCAAACCAAGAAAGATGGGGAAGGAGGTGATGAAGGTGATGGGGAGGAAAGTTTTTGCTCAAACAGACTCTTTTTCAGTGGCCAGCCCTGGTGCGTTGCACCCACTGGCCTGGGAGGGTGAATGGCCACCAGCCCCTGGGGAAGCCGGGCAGCGCCCTAGCATGGCTgggctgtgggggctgcctggTTGAAAACCCACCCTGGTGATAGAGGATTAGACAGAACAGATGTGactggagaggagaggagaggcagcaatGCAGTGATTCCCCAGGGAAACCCTCCCCAGACCCAGTGTCTCCATGTAACCAAAGCCTCGGCAGCAGGAGACATTGTCCCCGAGTCCTCTGTGCATAGGGGCTGCACAATGCTGGTCATGGACATCTCTGGTTGGGGCACCATCAGTGAGGCTTCACTCCCAAAACCAGacttgggaggagagaaaaagtggATTTAGGGCCaatctgcagcagccagcatcAAAATACTAACCACTGCACTGCAGCATGTCCATCACTCCGCAAGCAAAACAGTGGCCAGGGCTGGTTGGTCTCGCTGGTGCATGAGCGCGGTGGCAGACACTGCTgtgatgatgatggtgatgcTCAGCCAGGGAGGAGGCTTTCTCTCCAAGCTCTGCCAAGTCAAGCgcaggaaaggagggaaaataagacccccaaaccccctgggAAACACAGACCCTTACAGCTGCTTCTGGCCAGAGCTGGACTCACACCTCAGCATGTCCTGATGGGAAGGGACCAGGCTCAGCATCCTCACCCTGCCAAAACATGTCCTTACCTTTAAGCACATGCAGGGCCAGTGGTGCATGCTGCTATGGTGACAACCCCACCATCAAGGTGCTGCTGGCATCTGCCTTGACTTTGTTCATTGCCAGTGAAGGAGGTGCTGTTATTTTATGCTTCCACTTGAAAGAAACGGGGCTCCGTGGCAGCAAATGAGGGGCAGtgggcagccctggcagggctgcgagggagatggggacagaggggtgGGCACAGGGAGGGCACAGGggtcctgctcctctctgccatCTTCTGATGGAAATTGGGACAAAATGGCACACTGTGACCATGGAAAGTGTCACCAGGGATGCTGCGCCATGGTAGCAGGGGGTCGTGTTGGCGGCCGGGGCTTGGCAGGGACCGCTGGGGAGAAAAGATGGGTGTAGTGGGGGGACAGCCACCTTTCAGGGACACTTGTACTAATGCCTAAGCAGTATCTCATGGAAAGAGGGATGTTTAAAGTGGAAAAAGGTGGTTTTTTGGCAAATGGCTGAGCTAGGGGGTGAGATATaccggggggggtgggggggggaaggagccCCTGGGACTGCATGTCCAGGAGCTGTCAGAGAGGGAAAGCGAGTCTTGCATTGCAGCTCGAGCTGCCTGGATAGGCATTTCACTGGCCCGTAAATGTCACACTTTAGCCAAGAGCCCCTTGGGCCCTCTTAGCAATAACATCAGGGCCTGGTAGTTAACCAGGATTAGAAGAGAAATTCTGCAAATGCTCCTCAGTTGCAGGGCAGAGTGGTTTAAGACTGTCCCTGGACCAGGAGGCATTGGACAGCGGTGCCCAGAGCAGCTG is a window of Pelecanus crispus isolate bPelCri1 chromosome 9, bPelCri1.pri, whole genome shotgun sequence DNA encoding:
- the NRARP gene encoding notch-regulated ankyrin repeat-containing protein is translated as MSQSEVSPCAAPPPSQRVFQEAVRRGNTKELQSLLQNMTNCEFNVNSFGPEGQTALHQSVIDGNLELVKLLVKFGADIRLANRDGWSALHIAAFGGHQDIVLYLITKAKYSAGAR